Sequence from the Candidatus Kinetoplastibacterium galatii TCC219 genome:
TTACTAAAAATTTCACAAGAAATTGAAAAATCTAAAGTAAAACTTGGAAATATTGGTTTTCTGAAAAATGCACCAGTAGAAATAGTAGAAAAAGAAAAAACTAAACTTGATTTACTAGAGAATACATTGATAAGTATTAGAAATAAGTGCATTGAGATAGAAGTTATTGAATAGAATTACATATAGGAACTATTATGATTAATTTTAAGATAAACTTATCACTTACTTCTTTAAATTAGATATAAAAAGCTCGTCATCCTTTGTGAGTAATCCTTGGTTACGAGCTTTTATAATTAAATCAGGTCGACGTGTGAAAGTTATGGTCAAAGATTGTTCCCTGCGCCATTTGTTTATGTCCTTGTGATTACCATTTAGTAAAATATCTGGAACTTTCTCTCCTCTAAATGATCTTGGCCTAGTGTATGGATGATCATCTAATAATCCAGAGTTGTTTATATCAAATGATTCATAAAGTTTAGAATTATTATTTCCAAGAACATTAGGCAATAGTCTTACCACAGCATCTATTAATGCTAGCGCAGCAATCTCTCCGCCTGAAAGTATGAAATCACCGATAGATATTTCTTGAGTAACACAACGACT
This genomic interval carries:
- the trmD gene encoding tRNA (guanosine(37)-N1)-methyltransferase TrmD, which produces MRLDIITLFPEIFDFIKDIGVVGRAYKNKKWELNTWNPRDFTNNKNRRVDDSPYGGGPGMVISAESLENTVNSIKDRHKLSGLDEAPVILFSPIGDTFNQNHALRLSSSSGVILVCGRYEGVDKRFISRCVTQEISIGDFILSGGEIAALALIDAVVRLLPNVLGNNNSKLYESFDINNSGLLDDHPYTRPRSFRGEKVPDILLNGNHKDINKWRREQSLTITFTRRPDLIIKARNQGLLTKDDELFISNLKK